Below is a window of Manduca sexta isolate Smith_Timp_Sample1 unplaced genomic scaffold, JHU_Msex_v1.0 HiC_scaffold_942, whole genome shotgun sequence DNA.
tttaaagttgaaGTTTCTGTAGTTACTTGCTGTACCAGCGGCTCGCTTGCGGCTTgtgctggggccttattctctatcccgcacgttattttaacagtgtgtaacaagcacgtaacacaacgcgtcatgtataggactatagaaacttgacttacagaataccattccacgcacatttctcgaagataacatgacacggccgcgttacgcgtttacactatcatacagaataagggccctgaattGGACGCGCTTCGTACTCACACCATGACGTTTGGAACAATACACTAATAACTCTGcaattcttgttatttttttttaaatttcggtttttcattgttatttcttttatatgtacTCGTGTTCGtgtcatatttgttttgtatttataatttccttattttgtttataatttgtttgtgtcattgtgcgaataaatggtttgtatttatttatatattttagtcacACAGCGGTCAGTATACTTTTAAGAGGGCCGGAACGGATTTCGGGTTAGCTTATGAGtgtctaataattataagtatttaaggGCGGCTCTGGTCACTCGACGTTATCGAGAGCCTTCGCCTCATTGactttttaaaatcttataattcatttaaacCATTCATTTGTCAACTAGGTTCACGCTGCAGTCCAACAAACCGGCTTCAAGCGCGTGAAGAGAGGGTTTCGTCCCCTCCGCCTTCCCGAGACCGTTCCCGCTGCCGAGCCCCGCGACCCCTACTTCCCCTTGCAATGGTACTTGAAGAACACCGGCCAGAATGGCGGAAAACCCAAACTCGACTTGAACGTGGAAGCTGCGTGGGCGCAGGGGTATACCGGGGTTAATGTTACCACTGCTATTATGGATGACGGtaagaatattaaacattattatattgaatcagaaatataaatgtcatgGAACCACTGATTGCCGACGATGCTAATTGTAATACGTAATATCGCCTTCCTCTGATTTATTccatttttcatattaatatttcataaataattcagtGTATCATTATTAGAGccatataataaatgtattaattcaCTCCATTGTTTCCAATACATTGTGACATTGGCACCACTCATCATTAATTATTCTaggataaattattaatgttatgttcGCAATGTTATTTTATGTCGAATTGAATTCAGATAGCAATGAATATCAGATTATTATTCATAGAGAAATAGATTTTGTTGACATTACTATGTATTATGAAGATGCTTCTCGCAGTACAACTGGCCtttaaccgtatttttagaagcaatttactcgaaatttataaaacatgtcaaaaaaaacattatatttaggCAGTATGTTACCTTAACTTTggtactttaaattttattataatgtggatattgttttagtaatcatttaaatttgcaactaattaaataatcatttaataaagaatattttgatagtttaaGCTAGACGCCATTTTccataccatcagatgcagtggagtctGCTGTGTCCGTATGAAAAGGCACATGTTTAACATTTCAAACGCTTCAGCCCTAAATACTACGTACAGCGTCCTATCTTCATATATGGCAAGACGTatccataaatatttcatagcgAGACTTCTAGAATAGTGTCTTGGGAAATATTTGTACGTCACATCTACAATACTGTTTATTACAGAAGCTTTTTGctagacaaaataaaaagatttctaCGTTCAACTTTATAAGGATAAtagttgtattattaatttcaactgtcatccataatttattttcattaggtTTTATACTAGTCTTATTTATGAATCATGAAAGTTATTTCACAGGAGTGGACTACATGCATCCAGAcctcaaatataattatgtaagtaaaaatacaaaattattaaaatactaagtatttaagcttatctatttttatatacatccAACGAATCTTAAACTATACCTTgtgatttgtatatttaaatgataacaaaaactataaaaattgaGGCACAAAGTGTacataacaacataaaaatctGACATCGGATATCCtttctcattttattactttatttaaaactcaAGTCCCGTATccataaatatgtaaaagacGCCCttcaaaataacattatctGCACGTGATACAAACAATCTTAAATATACGGATTTTGAATTTGCTCCTTTTAATAACCTTCCGAGCGTCACGAAAATTTAAtccattcataatttaaaaggtCAACGCAAAAAGGCTTTCAACCTTTATGCccggttttataaaaattgtgtgGTGTTGTTTTACCTCGTCTCCTCTGAGATTATGTTTgtacttgaattacaaattgtgAGACTTTAATCAGGAATACTGAGccgcatttaaataattatatcagattTTTGCGGGGTCTGCCCATAATTTATTGTAGACTTTAATTTTCAAGAATAATTTTCGAGCTATTTTAACtatgttttgttgtttatatCCTGTGTTTTTACGGTAGAACGAATATGATCTTCTACAATGCCGTGGACAAAGATGGAGATATTATCcttgatttatttgtatacaacTGTGTATTGTCGTGCTTTTAgaatatgttacaaaatatttttttcgtgggcaaaaaaaaaaacgctatcgctaccatcacttgGGGCATGAGTaaaacggttatgttggtttcaccggtcttacggcccaatgttgaCACTatggagtatagcatcatctgaGCGAACATTAGactgagtccctaacccctgtataaccctcaccggcataccaaccaaaacccacagctctatatgaactttatcATGCCGAATTTCACACTCCGTGCGCGCTATGAGCTTGAAAGCGGGTATGAAgattttcttcacgtattaatataatatttagcgTTTTAACATTCATTTGTTTGAtaactcaaaattaaaatagtatttagtacttataacaaaaaaataatttatttactaaaagacaacaattatgatcaaattagttaacaaataagaaaaaaaagcaaagaacataaaaatatagctagagAAATGCAATGATTGAACGTTTGTTCGATCCTAAGCAAAATGCAAGCTAAAGTGTATCGCCAACGCAGTGGTCTGCTGGCCAGCCGGTTCGGTTTCGCGCCCTTtttgtttcttctttttttcgcacgactgaccacgtcaccttgctcattgtaatataataaatgatcgtataaaataaatgttgcaCGTTCAGTATAGCATTTAGTGTGTAGTCGGCTGTTTAGTTAATAGGTAGGCAGTAGTCATGCTGGATGCATTCGCAAACGCCCTATATGGTTGACCTAAATTGAACCCCGACCTATTTCGTTCTGGGATGTGATT
It encodes the following:
- the LOC119193715 gene encoding neuroendocrine convertase 2-like, producing the protein VLDSDKEWHFAHRGLPQARPRRSIAHARILKQHPLVHAAVQQTGFKRVKRGFRPLRLPETVPAAEPRDPYFPLQWYLKNTGQNGGKPKLDLNVEAAWAQGYTGVNVTTAIMDDGVDYMHPDLKYNY